One segment of Castanea sativa cultivar Marrone di Chiusa Pesio chromosome 3, ASM4071231v1 DNA contains the following:
- the LOC142626655 gene encoding leucine-rich repeat protein 1-like — MRAMFHLLAAFLLLSTLFAPANANLEGDALYALRRSVKDPNGVLESWDPTLVDPCTWFHVTCDSDNRVTRLDLGNAKLSGSLVPELGNLERLQYLELYMNNLTGPIPKELGGLRSLVSLDLYHNILTGSIPASLSKLSNLKFLRLNSNNLTGKIPRELTKLGSLKIFDVSNNDLCGTFPTSGSFSKFSEESFMNNPRLEGPELMGFVRYDVGGSC, encoded by the exons ATGAGGGCAATGTTTCATCTTCTTGCTGCTTTTCTTCTCTTATCAACCCTTTTTGCACCTGCAAATGCAAACTTAGAAG GGGATGCTCTGTACGCGTTGAGGAGATCTGTGAAGGATCCAAATGGTGTTTTAGAGAGCTGGGATCCGACTTTGGTTGATCCCTGCACTTGGTTCCACGTTACTTGCGACAGTGATAATCGAGTTACCCGACT TGACCTAGGTAATGCAAAGCTGTCAGGCAGTCTGGTTCCCGAGCTGGGGAATCTCGAGCGTCTTCAATATCT GGAACTGTACATGAATAACCTGACGGGTCCCATACCAAAGGAACTTGGAGGATTGAGAAGCCTCGTTAGCTTGGATCTTTACCACAATATCCTAACTGGGTCCATCCCAGCCTCTCTCTCTAAGCTCTCTAATCTCAAATTCCT GCGATTGAATAGCAATAACCTGACTGGAAAAATACCAAGGGAACTCACCAAACTTGGAAGCCTCAAGATCTT TGACGTGTCAAACAACGATTTGTGTGGAACATTTCCAACCTCTGGATCCTTTTCTAAGTTCTCTGAGGAAAG TTTCATGAATAATCCAAGACTTGAAGGACCAGAACTGATGGGATTTGTGAGATATGATGTAGGAGGAAGCTGCTAA
- the LOC142626657 gene encoding uncharacterized protein At2g33490, which translates to MKTSLKKLRGFALHKNDAKERRDIRPLPKLDELAQASQDMQDMRDCYDSLLSAAAATANSAYEFSESLRELGACLLEKTALNNDDEESGRVLLMLGKIQFELQKLVDSYRSHIFQTVTIPSESLLNELRTVEEMKRQCDEKRDVYDYMMTRQREKGRSKSGKGENFSLQQLQMAREEYDEESTLLVFRLKSLKQGQTRSLLTQAARHHAAQLCFFKKAVKTLEAVEPHVKLVTEQQHIDYQFSGLDDGEEYDDDDDNDDNDEEEDEDDDEDEDDEDYDENDMRDNGELSFDYRQDDQEHDVSTTQSPMEVDITFPQVANMEAVKENMGRFRRNSFSYRARPSSQSAPLFAEFKFDSTEKARQMQPSSTRKLHTYVLPTPVDTRSSISTGSGNPVLHKTQTTVTERTQQLWHSSPLEPNKLEKIKVDEKVSGPTVRNAQSVLKESNNNSASTRLPPPLADGLLFSWHDTRAAAEPKKLKRYAFSGPLTSKPWPTKPVSADRRHLYSGPLLRNPMSQPPSTSPKASPSTSPTFMSSPKISELHELPRPPASSTPKSSRPKDFTGHSAPLGSRDQVLSTTNKSVVLNAASPLPTPPQTVARSFSIPSSCPEATNSNVSKPLETPHSSEMTEVITSPPLTPITLSSN; encoded by the exons ATGAAGACTTCGCTGAAAAAGTTGCGAGGTTTCGCACTGCACAAAAACGATGCCAAGGAGCGTAGAGATATTCGGCCTTTGCCAAAATTGGACGAGCTCGCTCAGGCTTCTCAG GATATGCAAGATATGAGAGATTGCTATGACAGCTTACTTTCTGCGGCTGCGGCAACTGCAAATAGTGCTTATG AATTCTCGGAGTCGTTGCGAGAATTGGGTGCTTGTCTTCTTGAGAAAACTGcattgaataatgatgatgaagaaagtG GCAGAGTTTTGCTAATGCTAGGAAAAATACAGTTTGAATTGCAGAAACTTGTTGATAGCTAT CGCTCTCATATATTCCAGACAGTCACAATCCCATCAGAGTCTCTTCTTAATGAACTTCGAACGGTTGAG GAAATGAAGCGACAATGTGATGAGAAAAG AGAtgtatatgattatatgatgacaagacagagagagaaagggcGATCGAAAAGTGGAAAAGGAGAGAATTTTTCTTTGCAGCAGTTACAAATGGCTCGCGAGGAGTATGATGAGGAATCAACCTTACTTGTTTTCCGGTTGAAATCTCTAAAGCAAGGACAGACTCGAAGTCTTCTGACACAGGCAGCTCGCCACCATGCGGCTCAG TTGTGCTTCTTCAAGAAGGCAGTTAAGACTCTTGAGGCAGTAGAACCACATGTGAAATTGGTAACTGAACAGCAACACATTGATTACCAGTTCAGTGGACTTGATGATGGGGAGGagtatgatgatgatgatgacaacgACGacaatgatgaagaagaagatgaggatgatgatgaggatgaggatgatgaggATTATGACGAAAATGATATGCGTGATAATGGGGAATTGAGTTTCGATTATCGACAAGATGATCAGGAGCACGATGTTTCTACGACACAAAGCCCAATGGAG GTGGACATTACATTTCCCCAGGTTGCAAATATGGAAGCTGTGAAG GAAAATATGGGTAGGTTCCGTAGGAATTCTTTTTCCTATAGAGCTAGGCCCAGCAGCCAATCAGCCCCACTTTTTGCCGAGTTTAAATTTGATTCTACTGAAAAGGCAAGACAGATGCAGCCATCATCAACACGAAAGTTGCACACATATGTACTACCCACTCCAGTTGATACAAGGAGTTCAATTTCTACAGGATCAGGTAATCCAGTGCTTCACAAAACACAGACTACTGTAACAGAGCGTACTCAGCAGTTGTGGCATTCCTCCCCACTGGAACCAAAtaagttggaaaaaattaaagtagatgagAAAGTTTCTGGACCCACTGTTAGAAATGCTCAGTCTGTACTCAAAGAGAGCAACAACAATTCTGCATCCACTCGGTTACCCCCTCCTTTGGCTGATGGGCTTTTATTTTCATGGCATGACACACGTGCTGCTGCTGAAccaaaaaaactcaaaagatATGCCTTTTCTGGTCCATTGACAAGTAAGCCATGGCCTACAAAGCCTGTCTCAGCGGATCGTCGCCATTTGTATTCTGGACCTCTTCTGCGAAATCCAATGTCTCAACCGCCATCAACATCACCAAAAGCTTCTCCAAGTACTTCTCCTACTTTTATGTCCTCACCTAAAATAAGTGAGCTTCATGAACTTCCACGGCCCCCTGCAAGTTCAACCCCCAAGTCTTCAAGACCTAAGGATTTTACTGGACATTCAGCCCCCTTGGGGTCAAGGGATCAAGTGCTTTCTACTACAAATAAATCAGTTGTATTAAATGCAGCGTCTCCGCTTCCAACGCCTCCTCAAACTGTAGCACGTAGTTTCTCCATTCCCTCAAGTTGTCCTGAGGCGACGAATTCAAATGTATCCAAGCCCCTGGAAACTCCTCACAGCTCAGAGATGACTGAAGTCATTACTTCACCCCCTTTGACACCAATAACCCTTTCTAGCAACTAG
- the LOC142627386 gene encoding pyruvate dehydrogenase E1 component subunit beta-1, mitochondrial has product MLGIIRQKVGAGGASLLRTRSAVSALRSYSSAGKEMTVRDALNSALDEEMSADPKVFLMGEEVGEYQGAYKISKGLLEKYGPERVLDTPITEAGFTGIGVGAAYHGLRPVVEFMTFNFSMQAIDHIINSAAKSNYMSAGQISVPIVFRGPNGAAAGVGAQHSHCYASWYASCPGLKVLTPYSSEDARGLLKAAIRDPDPVVFLENELLYGESFPVSAEVLDSSFCLPIGKAKIEREGKDVTITAFSKMVGYALKAAEILAKEGISAEVINLRTIRPLDRSTINASVRKTNRLITVEEGFPQHGVGAEICTSVVEESFGYLDAPVERITGADVPMPYAANLERLAVPQVEDIVRAAKRACYRSVPLAAAA; this is encoded by the exons ATGTTGGGGATTATAAGGCAAAAAGTCGGTGCCGGAGGCGCTTCTCTTCTG AGGACACGTTCTGCCGTGTCGGCATTGAGAAGCTACTCATCAGCAGGAAAAGAG ATGACAGTGAGAGATGCTCTAAATTCTGCGCTTGATGAGGAAATGTCTGCTGATCCGAAAGTGTTTTTGATGGGTGAAGAG GTTGGTGAATATCAAGGTGCATACAAG ATATCCAAAGGGCTTTTGGAAAAGTATGGTCCCGAGAGGGTTCTTGATACACCAATCACTGAG GCTGGGTTTACTGGGATTGGAGTTGGTGCTGCTTACCATGGTCTGCGGCCTGTTGTTGAGTTCATGACATTTAACTTTTCTATGCAG GCAATTGATCACATCATTAATTCTGCTGCAAAATCAAACTATATGTCTGCAGGCCAGATATCTGTTCCTATAGTTTTCAGAGGGCCTAATGGTGCTGCTGCTGGTGTTGGTGCCCAGCACTCTCAT TGTTATGCATCGTGGTATGCCTCCTGCCCTGGGTTGAAAGTGTTAACTCCATACTCATCTGAAGATGCTCGTGGACTGCTAAAAGCTGCCATAAGAGATCCTGATCCTGTTGTTTTTCTTGAAAATGAGTTGTT ATATGGTGAGTCATTCCCCGTTTCAGCTGAAGTTCTTGATTCCAGTTTTTGCTTACCAATAGGGAAAGCTAAG ATTGAGAGAGAAGGAAAGGATGTGACTAttacagctttttcaaaaatggTGGGCTATGCTCTCAAG GCAGCTGAGATTCTTGCAAAGGAAGGAATCAGTGCTGAG GTTATAAACTTGCGCACAATCCGGCCATTAGATAGATCCACAATTAATGCTTCTGTCAGGAAAACCAACAGACTCATAACAGTCGAAGAAGGTTTTCCCCAGCATGGTGTTGGAGCCGAAATCTG CACATCTGTAGTTGAGGAAAGCTTCGGTTATCTTGATGCTCCAGTTGAGAGAATTACTGGGGCTGATGTTCCTATGCCTTATGCAGCTAATCTTGAGAGATTGGCTGTCCCACAG GTTGAAGACATTGTTCGTGCTGCAAAGAGAGCATGCTACAGATCTGTACCATTGGCTGCGGCTGCTTAA